The following proteins come from a genomic window of Campylobacter coli 76339:
- a CDS encoding Glutamate synthase [NADPH] small chain, producing the protein MGNARGFLDFKRVDFKKVAPKERVLNFKEFTTLLDKKEQEIQGGRCMDCGVAFCHTGVMSEGKDVGCPLNNLIPEWNDLIYRSLWKEAYERLDLTNPFPEFTGRVCPAPCEDSCVCAINGKSVSIKNNELAIIENAFKENLVSPNKPKQYNGKKIAIIGSGPAGLACANTLNSLGYKVSVFERSDKVGGLLMYGIPDMKLDKSIVDRRVDLLKESGIEFKVNENIDSKDKVSKLLKEFDALVLCTGASKPIDLDIEGRKLKGVEFALDFLTQNTKTLLKTGKGADTAKGKNVLVIGSGDTSVDCIAVATRQGAKSIVRFERSPKRPLQRSQNNPWPLKADIFTTDYGLEEAIAVYEKDPREYQKMTKKFLGKDKVESVEACDLKREFKEGKAINVELPNSNQNYKADLVLLAMGFSGSEDAIASNFGVSLDEKNNVKTKNFQTTHEKIFACGDARKGQSLVVWAIKDGIECALNIHENLAK; encoded by the coding sequence ATGGGAAATGCAAGAGGTTTTTTAGATTTTAAAAGGGTAGATTTTAAAAAAGTTGCTCCTAAAGAAAGAGTTTTAAATTTTAAAGAATTTACAACGCTTTTAGACAAGAAAGAACAAGAAATTCAGGGCGGACGATGTATGGATTGTGGGGTAGCATTTTGCCATACGGGTGTGATGAGTGAAGGCAAGGATGTAGGCTGTCCTTTAAACAATCTCATCCCTGAATGGAATGATCTTATTTATCGTTCTTTATGGAAAGAAGCTTACGAAAGACTTGATCTTACCAATCCTTTTCCTGAATTTACTGGCCGTGTTTGTCCGGCTCCTTGTGAAGATTCTTGTGTGTGTGCGATTAATGGAAAAAGCGTAAGTATTAAAAATAACGAGCTAGCCATCATAGAAAATGCTTTTAAAGAAAATTTAGTAAGCCCAAACAAACCTAAACAATACAATGGCAAAAAAATCGCCATCATAGGAAGTGGACCTGCTGGACTTGCTTGTGCTAATACCCTAAATTCACTTGGCTACAAGGTAAGTGTTTTTGAAAGAAGCGATAAAGTGGGCGGGCTTTTAATGTATGGAATTCCTGATATGAAGCTTGATAAAAGTATAGTCGATAGACGCGTTGATTTACTTAAAGAAAGCGGTATAGAATTTAAGGTAAATGAAAATATAGACAGCAAAGATAAGGTTTCTAAACTTTTAAAAGAATTTGATGCTTTAGTACTTTGCACAGGAGCGAGCAAGCCTATCGATCTTGATATAGAGGGTAGAAAACTAAAGGGTGTTGAATTTGCTCTTGATTTCTTAACGCAAAATACAAAAACCTTGCTAAAAACAGGCAAGGGTGCTGATACAGCAAAGGGTAAAAATGTCTTAGTTATAGGAAGTGGGGACACAAGTGTTGATTGTATCGCTGTAGCTACAAGACAAGGAGCTAAGTCCATAGTGCGTTTTGAAAGAAGTCCAAAAAGACCTTTACAAAGAAGCCAAAACAATCCTTGGCCTTTAAAAGCTGATATCTTTACGACAGATTATGGTTTAGAAGAAGCTATTGCTGTATATGAAAAAGATCCTAGAGAATATCAAAAAATGACAAAAAAATTCTTAGGTAAAGATAAAGTAGAAAGCGTAGAAGCATGTGATTTAAAACGCGAATTCAAAGAGGGCAAGGCTATAAATGTCGAGCTTCCAAATTCTAATCAAAACTATAAAGCGGATTTAGTGCTTTTGGCTATGGGTTTTAGCGGAAGTGAAGATGCTATCGCTAGTAATTTTGGAGTAAGTTTGGATGAGAAAAACAATGTCAAAACAAAAAATTTCCAAACCACACATGAAAAAATCTTTGCTTGTGGAGATGCTAGAAAAGGACAATCTTTAGTCGTTTGGGCTATAAAAGATGGTATAGAGTGTGCTTTAAATATACATGAGAATTTAGCAAAGTAA
- a CDS encoding Ribonuclease HII, translating to MGDFSPFLRENLKTLFEENELLTPFDIDLVGIDEAGRGALAGPMMMAACKLHKDLKGLCDSKKLSEKRREELYEIILLHSDYLILAFSSEKIDEIGLSACLKMGLTLIKKHFKTENNFLYDGNTNLGISGIKTQIKADANIKQVSAASILAKVSKDRVMNFLAKDFPCYEFEKNKAYGTKAHKELIAKFGICKLHRKSFKLL from the coding sequence TTGGGCGATTTTTCGCCCTTTCTTAGAGAAAATTTGAAAACTTTATTTGAAGAAAACGAACTTTTAACTCCATTTGATATTGATTTAGTTGGCATTGATGAAGCAGGACGAGGTGCCTTAGCAGGTCCTATGATGATGGCAGCTTGTAAATTACACAAAGATCTTAAGGGGCTTTGTGATTCTAAAAAATTGAGCGAAAAAAGGCGCGAGGAACTTTATGAAATCATCTTGCTTCATTCAGATTATCTCATCCTTGCTTTTTCTTCAGAAAAAATTGATGAAATAGGACTTAGTGCTTGTTTAAAAATGGGTTTAACACTCATAAAAAAACACTTTAAAACAGAAAATAATTTCTTATACGATGGCAATACAAATTTAGGCATTAGCGGTATAAAAACTCAAATCAAAGCCGATGCCAATATCAAACAAGTAAGTGCAGCAAGCATACTTGCAAAGGTGAGCAAAGATAGGGTGATGAATTTTTTAGCTAAAGATTTTCCTTGCTATGAGTTTGAAAAAAACAAGGCTTATGGGACAAAAGCCCATAAGGAATTGATAGCAAAATTTGGAATTTGCAAGCTTCATCGCAAAAGTTTTAAACTTTTATGA
- a CDS encoding Rubrerythrin, whose product MRQYESYKCSKCGNEVEVQNVGGGKLSCCGVEMECITQDLTAVNLMKAFAGESMARNKYDLFADVAEEEGWHAVARHFREAAENEKWHARAEFKAYHEIVDGKPLEVTTKNLVTAAEGENYEHTTMYPNFAKIAEDEGKKAIARLFTAIGKVEIEHEREYLALKKMLEEEEFFNSEVEELWVCEVCGHIHRGKKAPAACPLCKAPKEYFKREFLG is encoded by the coding sequence ATGAGACAATACGAATCTTACAAATGTTCAAAATGTGGCAACGAAGTAGAAGTTCAAAATGTAGGCGGTGGCAAACTCAGCTGTTGTGGTGTTGAAATGGAATGTATCACTCAAGATCTAACTGCGGTAAATTTGATGAAAGCCTTTGCTGGAGAATCAATGGCTAGAAATAAATACGATTTATTTGCAGATGTGGCTGAAGAAGAAGGATGGCATGCGGTTGCAAGACATTTTAGAGAAGCAGCAGAAAATGAAAAATGGCATGCAAGAGCTGAATTTAAAGCTTATCACGAAATCGTTGATGGCAAACCTTTAGAAGTAACAACTAAAAACCTAGTCACAGCGGCTGAGGGTGAAAACTACGAACATACCACCATGTATCCAAATTTTGCTAAAATCGCTGAAGATGAAGGTAAAAAAGCTATAGCAAGATTATTTACTGCGATTGGAAAAGTAGAAATAGAACACGAAAGAGAATACCTAGCCCTTAAAAAAATGCTTGAAGAGGAAGAATTCTTTAATAGCGAAGTAGAAGAACTATGGGTTTGTGAAGTTTGTGGACATATCCATCGTGGCAAAAAAGCTCCTGCAGCCTGTCCTTTATGTAAAGCACCTAAAGAATACTTTAAGCGTGAATTTTTAGGCTAA